In a genomic window of Procambarus clarkii isolate CNS0578487 chromosome 10, FALCON_Pclarkii_2.0, whole genome shotgun sequence:
- the LOC123747807 gene encoding LOW QUALITY PROTEIN: band 3 anion transport protein (The sequence of the model RefSeq protein was modified relative to this genomic sequence to represent the inferred CDS: deleted 3 bases in 3 codons) — MNNLLLCIIATAGEGDDRDKKPPTRDPLIRVGKPFYGLYLDIVDRYSKYLSDITDGFNVQVLAATIFIFFAIMSTAITFGGIYSFQTNNYIGVGECLLLSCVNGVIFALFAAQPLLAVGPTGPLMIFDMSLYQFAQMNEFDFLSMRVWIGLWMTIIGVVFVAFEGVVVVRKFTRFTEEIFALMTSLIFIYEACTQIVGFFRDHPLLSAYNCQEGVLSKRPDEDLNDTDVWLNTTGGDELTPARVSPQPNTALLSLILMLGTFTIATKLKKFRNSKFLGRSLRRGLGDFGVPIAIFLMVLLDYVNKDTFTDKLTMPEGLQPSNPDIRGWIINPLGQVKPLPVWCMFAAGPAAILVFFLVFLEGSICHLILSKPERKMVKGTGFHLDLVLSCFINLMSGLFGAPFMGPACIRTVAHVAALTVTSPARSPGQPPQVEGVQRYQRVSSLVVSILVGLAVLLSDALNLVPKAVLFGVFLYMGIASTAGIHFLERTVLMFMPVKYHPDAPFVKKVRTVKMHIFTTVQLIMLGVLLLVLKSPVALVLPFVLSLLVPLRLYILPIIFTKSELSALDGTDANTTDDHEEPDFYEAPHSLPVQAIHEHQSQDSGGRYTDQ, encoded by the exons ATGAATAat TTGCTCCTCTGTATCATTGCAACAGCTGGAGAAGGCGATGACAGGGACAAGAAACCTCCAACACGAGATCCTCTGATTCGTGTAGGGAAGCCTTTCTACGGTCTGTATCTGGATATTGTGGATCGCTACTCCAAGTATCTCTCGGATATTACAGATGGATTTAATGTACAAGTGCTGGCTGCAaccattttcatattttttgctattatgtcaactgccATCACCTTCGGTGGAATCTATA GTTTCCAAACGAATAACTACATTGGAGTCGGGGAATGCCTCCTCTTGTCCTGTGTGAATGGAGTCATCTTCGCCCTGTTCGCCGCCCAGCCACTGCTTGCTGTCGGCCCCACGGGTCCTCTGATGATATTCGACATGAGTCTCTATCAA TTCGCTCAGATGAATGAATTTGATTTCCTGTCCATGAGGGTGTGGATTGGCCTCTGGATGACGATCATTGGAGTAGTATTTGTCGCATTCGAAGGTGTCGTTGTCGTGAGAAAGTTCACTAGGTTCACAGAGGAGATCTTCGCTTTGATGACAAGTCTTATCTTCATCTACGAAGCCTGTACACAAATAGTAGGGTTCTTCAGGGACCATCCACTCTTGTCAGCATATAACTGCCAAGAAGGCGTTCTGTCTAAAAG ACCGGATGAGGACTTGAACGACACAGATGTGTGGTTGAACACCACTGGCGGAGACGAACTAACACCGGCAAGAGTCTCCCCTCAGCCCAACACCGCTCTCCTCTCCCTCATCCTCATGCTGGGAACCTTCACCATTGCCACTAAGCTCAAGAAGTTCCGTAACTCAAAGTTCTTAGGAAGAAGT TTACGCCGAGGTCTGGGGGATTTTGGTGTGCCAATCGCCATTTTTCTCATGGTGCTGCTGGACTACGTCAACAAAGACACATTCACCGACAAACTAACAATGCCTGAAGGCCTTCAGCCCTCC AACCCTGATATCCGCGGCTGGATAATTAACCCGCTTGGGCAGGTGAAGCCGCTACCAGTGTGGTGCATGTTCGCTGCGGGGCCCGCCGCCATCCTCGTCTTCTTCCTGGTCTTCCTCGAAGGAAGCATCTGCCA TCTGATATTGAGTAAACCAGAGCGCAAGATGGTGAAAGGAACAGGCTTCCACTTGGACCTTGTACTGTCGTGCTTCATCAACCTGATGTCTGGCCTC TTCGGGGCTCCCTTCATGGGCCCGGCGTGTATCAGGACTGTGGCTCACGTCGCCGCCCTCACCGTCACCAGCCCTGCTCGCTCTCCTGGACAACCGCCCCAGGTGGAAGGTGTTCAGAGGTAC CAACGAGTGAGTAGTCTCGTGGTGTCAATTTTGGTTGGGTTGGCTGTCCTTCTCTCCGATGCCTTGAACCTGGTGCCAAAGGCAGTGTTGTTTGGTGTCTTCCTCTACATGGGTATTGCCTCCACTGCTGGCATTCATTTCCTGGAGAGGACC GTTCTCATGTTTATGCCAGTGAAGTACCACCCTGATGCACCCTTCGTTAAGAAG GTTCGCACAGTGAAGATGCACATCTTCACGACAGTGCAACTGATAATGCTTGGTGTCTTGTTACTGGTGTTGAAGTCCCCAGTCGCCCTCGTTCTGCCTTTTGTCCTCAGCCTGCTTGTTCCTCTAAGGCTCTACATACTGCCTATCATTTTTACAAAATCGGAGCTCAGTGCT CTTGATGGCACAGACGCTAATACCACAGACGATCATGAAGAACCAGACTTCTACGAGGCGCCACACTCGCTCCCTGTCCAGGCCATCCACGAGCACCAGAGCCAAGACTCTGGTGGTCGATATACAGATCAATAA